CCCCGGTCGTGGATGACCTCGATGCCGTCGGCCAGGGTATGCAGCAGGTGCATGGCCTCGAAGGGCTCCAGGCGGCCGCCGGGCTGGCGGCGCAGCAGAGCGCTCAGCAGCTCGCCCTCGACGTACTCCGAGACCAGCATCGTGAGGGTGGCGTCTTCCAGCTCGACGCGCTCCTGCGTGTGGTACTGGATGAGGATCGGGCAGTGGCGCAGCTTGTGCAGCTTCTTGGCGTAGAAGCGCACCGCACGGTTGCCGGGGTTGCGCCGCGGGAAGAAGATCTTGGCCGAGCGCTCGATCCCCGTGGAGATCTCGCGCACCAGGTAGACCTCGCCCTCCCAGCCCGCGCCCAGCAGCGAACAGACGCGGTACTTGCCCACCAGGACATCGCCGCGCTTCAGACCGAAAGCAACACGCGCCATTCTCGTCCTCCCGGGAGC
This portion of the bacterium genome encodes:
- a CDS encoding protein kinase, which encodes MARVAFGLKRGDVLVGKYRVCSLLGAGWEGEVYLVREISTGIERSAKIFFPRRNPGNRAVRFYAKKLHKLRHCPILIQYHTQERVELEDATLTMLVSEYVEGELLSALLRRQPGGRLEPFEAMHLLHTLADGIEVIHDRGEYHGDLHTDNVLVQRRGLGFDVKLVDMYRWGAPSAANIQEDVVNLVHMFHEAVGGARRYARQPSEVKDICRGLKRSLILERFRTAGHLRQYLETFAWTSR